The following coding sequences are from one Manis pentadactyla isolate mManPen7 chromosome 13, mManPen7.hap1, whole genome shotgun sequence window:
- the LOC118928702 gene encoding olfactory receptor 14I1-like yields the protein MGNLTIFTEFLLMDISNSWELQILQGLLFLLIYLGALAGNLLTITAIVTDPNLHSPMYFFISNLSLIDFCCISVSVPKLIVNSLMGSKTISLKECAAQIFLYIFFASIELAFLVLMSYDRYVAICHPLHYGLTITPHLCTQAAGGSWLTGLVYSAIHTGNMFRLPFTKSNVINQYFCDVPQVMRISSPEVQFSESVILALSACIVLACFTYMVMSYINIFSNVLKIHSVEARNKALSTCTPQLLILLLFVISGLIAVLGPIANKASLKNLLTAMFYTMLPPFINPIIYSLRNREINTALGRMFSRFLEFPSRHFIE from the coding sequence ATGGGCAACCTCACTATCTTCACAGAATTCCTCCTCATGGACATTTCAAACTCTTGGGAGCTACAAATTTTGCAAGGTCTGTTATTCTTATTGATTTACTTAGGAGCTCTGGCTGGAAATCTTCTGACCATTACCGCCATTGTGACAGACCCAAACCTTCATTCTCCAATGTACTTTTTTATAAGCAACTTATCCCTCATAGACTTTTGCTGCATCTCAGTCAGTGTTCCCAAACTAATTGTGAATTCTCTGATGGGCAGTAAGACCATCTCACTGAAAGAATGTGCTGCTCAGATTTTCCTATACATTTTCTTTGCATCTATAGAGCTTGCTTTCCTTGTgctcatgtcctatgaccgctatgttgccatttGCCACCCTCTGCACTATGGGCTGACCATCACCCCGCATTTGTGCACACAGGCAGCAGGTGGGTCATGGCTCACTGGGCTGGTCTATTCTGCCATCCACACTGGGAACATGTTCAGACTTCCCTTCACAAAATCCAATGTGATCAACCAATATTTTTGTGATGTGCCTCAAGTTATGAGAATATCATCTCCAGAGGTTCAGTTTTCTGAATCTGTCATCCTTGCATTAAGTGCTTGTATTGTCTTGGCATGTTTTACTTATATGGTTatgtcatatataaatatattttcaaatgtccTTAAGATCCATTCAGTGGAAGCCCGGAACAAAGCCTTATCCACATGTACCCCACAGTTGCtaattcttcttttgtttgtaatttctggATTGATTGCTGTCTTGGGTCCTATTGCAAATAAAGCATCTCTTAAAAATCTGCTGACAGCCATGTTCTACACTATGTTGCCCCCATTCATAAACCCCATCATCTACAGTCTGCGGAACAGGGAGATAAACACTGCTCTAGGCAGAATGTTTAGCAGATTCTTGGAATTCCCAAGCAGGCATTTTATTGAGTAA